CTACCCATACTTCTGCAAACGCATCTGGGTCGATCAATGTACCAATTTCTTGATCCCATTGATCGCTCGTTTCTACCATCTCTACTGCACCACGCTCTTCAAACTGTAAGTTAAAGAGCAAAATATCCGCAGGATCAAGGTTTTCCCCTGCCATTTCTAAGAATATATCGTAAGCAATGTCTATTGCTTCATCTGGCGTTAATTTTGTTGTCATTCTCTTCTCTTAATTAAAAATTGGGGCTGTAGTAGATTAGCACTTATGCTATACTACAAACATGAAGATAACTCGTTGTAAATTAAGTAAAAAAGTTCAAATAAAACTGCTTGAATTTTTTGTTGCACAAGTTACTGCTAGAACAGCAAGTGATTTGCTTGGCATTCAGCACAATTCAGCAGCTTTATTTTACCGCAAAATCAGACTTGTGATAGAATATAATCTCAACCTTGAAGCTCACACTTTGTTTGATGGCGAAGTAGAGCTTGATGAAAGCTACTTCGGTGGCATTCGCAAAGGCAAGCGAGGTCGTGGAGCTGGTGGCAAAACAGCTGTATTTGGTCTTTTGAAGCGTAATGGCAAGGTTTATACTGTTGTTGTAAAAGATACCAAG
Above is a genomic segment from Actinobacillus indolicus containing:
- a CDS encoding HI1450 family dsDNA-mimic protein yields the protein MTTKLTPDEAIDIAYDIFLEMAGENLDPADILLFNLQFEERGAVEMVETSDQWDQEIGTLIDPDAFAEVWVGLVNEQDVMDDVFARFLISHDAENREYHVVWKE
- a CDS encoding IS1595 family transposase, with amino-acid sequence MKITRCKLSKKVQIKLLEFFVAQVTARTASDLLGIQHNSAALFYRKIRLVIEYNLNLEAHTLFDGEVELDESYFGGIRKGKRGRGAGGKTAVFGLLKRNGKVYTVVVKDTKQSTLMPIISSKIKPDSIVYTDGYRSYNALDVSEFKHFRINHSKEFVKDHNHINGIENFWSQAKRVLRKYNGIDKKNFHLFIKECEFRFNYSTPSNQLKILRKWCGI